From Chryseobacterium joostei, the proteins below share one genomic window:
- a CDS encoding group III truncated hemoglobin, whose product MKKLESREDIEHLVNSFYTKVIKDETIGFFFNDVAKVDWDKHLPKMYSFWESILFGQMSYKGNPMGVHFPINEIQAMEQKHFDRWLELWRTTIEENFVGENADMAIYKSENIAKLMAFKMELARRL is encoded by the coding sequence ATGAAAAAGCTGGAATCAAGAGAAGACATTGAACATCTTGTCAATTCATTTTATACAAAGGTAATAAAGGATGAAACCATTGGTTTCTTTTTTAATGATGTTGCCAAGGTAGATTGGGACAAACATCTTCCCAAGATGTATTCTTTTTGGGAATCTATTCTTTTTGGCCAGATGAGTTATAAAGGCAACCCTATGGGGGTTCATTTTCCAATCAATGAAATTCAGGCGATGGAGCAAAAGCACTTCGACCGATGGCTGGAACTATGGAGAACCACCATTGAAGAGAATTTTGTAGGTGAAAATGCAGACATGGCGATTTATAAATCTGAAAACATTGCCAAATTGATGGCTTTTAAAATGGAATTAGC
- a CDS encoding iron chaperone, whose translation MKNTFKDIDEYILMFPIDVQEKLLELRRSIHSRVSDLEEYIGYQMPAFKYMGKPLVYFAGYKKHIGFYPGAEGIRNFEKDFKERNYKFSKGAVQFPINENIPLDLVNRIVDFKKEEIGQKKS comes from the coding sequence ATGAAAAATACCTTTAAAGATATTGACGAATACATCCTTATGTTCCCGATAGATGTTCAGGAAAAGCTTCTTGAGCTAAGAAGGTCCATTCACTCTCGGGTATCGGACCTTGAGGAATATATTGGATATCAAATGCCTGCTTTCAAATATATGGGTAAACCTCTGGTTTATTTTGCAGGGTATAAAAAACACATCGGATTCTATCCCGGCGCTGAGGGAATCAGAAATTTTGAAAAGGATTTTAAGGAAAGAAACTACAAATTTTCTAAGGGAGCTGTACAGTTTCCTATCAATGAAAATATTCCTTTGGATTTGGTTAATAGAATTGTAGACTTCAAAAAGGAAGAAATCGGGCAAAAAAAATCCTGA
- the gdhA gene encoding NADP-specific glutamate dehydrogenase has product MEQYNIDQKIQEFIAKIEAKNPNEPEFLQAVKEVAVTVIPFIATRKEYTGMKLLERMAEAERIIIFRVPWVDDKGEIQVNRGFRIQMNSAIGPYKGGIRFHPTVNLSVLKFLAFEQVFKNSLTTLPMGGGKGGSDFDPQGKSDMEVMRFCQAFMTELCKHIGPETDVPAGDIGVGAREIGYLFGQYKKIRNEFTGVLTGKGLAYGGSLIRPEATGYGVVYFAEQMLKTIGENFQGKIVTVSGFGNVAWGVIKKATELGAKVVTLSGPDGYIYDKDGISGEKIDYLLELRASGNNRAEDYAKKYPSAEFHAGKRPWEVKCDVAFPSATQNELDLDNARKLVENGCVCVTEAANMPSTLDAINYFLDNKVLFSPGKASNAGGVATSGLEMTQNSIRLNWTSEEVDARLKEIMIGIHKACRDYGKDEDGYVNYVKGANIAGFVKVAEAMLAQGVV; this is encoded by the coding sequence ATGGAACAATATAATATTGACCAGAAAATCCAAGAGTTTATTGCAAAAATTGAAGCAAAAAATCCTAATGAACCGGAATTCTTACAGGCTGTAAAAGAAGTTGCCGTAACTGTAATTCCATTCATTGCTACGAGAAAAGAATATACAGGAATGAAGCTGCTTGAAAGAATGGCTGAAGCTGAAAGAATTATTATTTTCAGAGTTCCATGGGTTGATGATAAAGGAGAGATTCAGGTTAACAGAGGCTTCAGAATTCAAATGAACTCTGCTATTGGTCCATACAAAGGAGGAATCCGTTTCCATCCTACGGTAAACTTATCAGTTCTTAAGTTCTTAGCTTTCGAACAAGTGTTTAAAAACTCTTTAACTACTCTTCCAATGGGTGGTGGTAAAGGAGGTTCAGATTTCGATCCACAAGGAAAATCTGACATGGAAGTAATGCGTTTCTGCCAGGCTTTCATGACAGAATTATGTAAGCACATTGGTCCTGAAACAGACGTCCCTGCAGGAGATATTGGTGTAGGAGCTAGAGAAATCGGATATTTATTTGGACAGTACAAGAAAATCAGAAATGAATTTACCGGAGTTCTTACAGGAAAAGGTCTTGCTTACGGAGGTTCATTAATCCGTCCTGAAGCTACAGGATACGGAGTGGTATACTTCGCTGAGCAAATGCTTAAAACAATTGGAGAGAACTTCCAAGGGAAAATAGTAACTGTATCAGGTTTCGGAAACGTAGCTTGGGGAGTTATCAAAAAGGCAACTGAGCTTGGAGCAAAAGTAGTAACTCTTTCTGGTCCTGATGGATACATCTATGATAAAGATGGTATCAGCGGAGAAAAGATTGATTATTTATTAGAGCTTAGAGCTTCTGGAAACAACAGAGCTGAGGACTATGCTAAAAAATATCCATCTGCTGAATTCCACGCTGGAAAACGTCCTTGGGAAGTAAAATGTGATGTAGCATTCCCATCTGCGACTCAAAACGAATTAGATTTAGATAATGCAAGAAAATTAGTTGAAAACGGATGTGTTTGTGTAACTGAAGCAGCTAACATGCCTTCTACACTAGACGCTATTAACTATTTCTTAGACAATAAAGTATTATTCTCTCCTGGTAAGGCTTCCAATGCTGGAGGTGTTGCAACATCAGGTTTAGAGATGACGCAAAACTCTATCCGTCTTAACTGGACTTCTGAAGAGGTAGATGCAAGATTAAAGGAGATCATGATCGGTATCCACAAAGCTTGTAGAGACTACGGAAAAGACGAAGACGGCTATGTAAACTACGTAAAAGGTGCAAATATTGCAGGCTTCGTAAAAGTAGCAGAAGCAATGTTGGCTCAAGGAGTTGTGTAA
- a CDS encoding ion channel, protein MARGFRKKIRQKNTENSGFGSNASGRFINKDGLPNVKRTGVNVFNRLSWYHTMLNLSSFRFISYLVVAYILINLVFAMIYYLIGVEHLTGIDKSDPLNEFIDVFFFSSQTFTTVGYGRIAPVGFMASLVATFEAFLGLLTFAIATGLFYGRFSRPRAYLRFSDIAVVAPFQDSTALMFRLAPYKNNALTDADVIVSTAIEVIENDVPKSNFYRLDTHLSKINTLALNWTVVHKIDENSPFYGFSENDFNNIDIEIIVQIRAFDEVFSNTVVQRSSYVTGEIVYGAKFVPMYYPNKGNLATILDLDKINEHQKAELPVQAGNKE, encoded by the coding sequence ATGGCAAGAGGATTCAGAAAAAAAATCCGTCAGAAAAATACTGAGAACAGTGGGTTTGGAAGCAATGCCTCAGGGAGATTCATCAATAAGGATGGGCTTCCAAATGTGAAGAGAACAGGCGTAAATGTTTTCAACAGGTTGAGCTGGTACCATACCATGCTGAATTTGTCGTCATTTCGCTTTATTTCTTATCTGGTCGTTGCTTATATCCTCATTAATCTTGTATTTGCAATGATCTATTACCTCATCGGGGTAGAGCATCTTACAGGAATAGACAAGAGTGATCCACTGAATGAGTTTATTGATGTGTTCTTTTTCAGCTCACAGACCTTTACTACAGTTGGCTATGGAAGAATTGCTCCGGTTGGTTTTATGGCGAGTTTGGTAGCTACTTTTGAAGCTTTTCTAGGATTGCTTACCTTTGCCATTGCAACGGGACTTTTCTATGGGAGATTTTCAAGACCAAGGGCTTATTTAAGATTTTCTGATATAGCAGTGGTAGCCCCTTTTCAGGATTCTACCGCTTTAATGTTCAGATTAGCTCCTTATAAAAATAATGCACTTACGGACGCCGATGTCATTGTATCTACGGCTATTGAAGTGATTGAAAATGATGTTCCCAAGAGTAATTTTTACAGACTGGATACTCATTTAAGCAAAATAAACACCTTAGCTCTGAATTGGACCGTTGTTCATAAAATTGATGAAAATTCCCCGTTTTATGGGTTTTCAGAGAATGATTTTAATAATATTGATATTGAAATTATTGTACAGATACGTGCATTTGATGAAGTTTTTTCAAATACGGTAGTTCAAAGATCATCCTATGTTACAGGTGAGATTGTTTATGGTGCAAAATTTGTCCCGATGTATTATCCTAATAAAGGTAATCTTGCCACCATTTTAGATTTGGATAAGATCAATGAACATCAGAAAGCAGAACTTCCTGTTCAGGCAGGAAATAAAGAATAA
- a CDS encoding YkgJ family cysteine cluster protein: MNLDFYKKQALQKQKEHKKFLDGLKKKPPKNLDYVVQETHDEVFEEIDCLQCANCCKTTGPLYTEKDIERISKHLRMKSADFEAKFLRVDEDDDKVLQNLPCFFLNNDNTCSIYEVRPKACREYPHTDRKKIYQINHLMLKNTVICPAAFVFVEKMMKNIAK, from the coding sequence ATGAATTTAGATTTTTATAAAAAGCAGGCTTTACAAAAGCAGAAAGAACATAAAAAGTTTTTGGATGGATTAAAGAAAAAACCACCCAAAAATCTTGATTATGTTGTGCAGGAAACCCATGATGAAGTTTTTGAAGAAATAGACTGTTTACAGTGTGCGAATTGCTGTAAAACAACAGGACCTCTTTATACAGAAAAGGATATTGAACGTATCTCCAAGCATCTTCGTATGAAGTCCGCTGATTTTGAAGCTAAGTTTTTAAGGGTAGATGAAGATGATGACAAAGTATTGCAGAACCTTCCCTGTTTTTTCCTCAATAATGACAATACCTGTTCTATCTATGAAGTAAGACCAAAGGCCTGCAGAGAATATCCGCATACAGATCGTAAAAAAATTTATCAGATCAATCATTTGATGCTGAAGAATACGGTAATCTGTCCGGCGGCCTTTGTATTTGTAGAGAAAATGATGAAGAATATAGCCAAATAA